In the Synechococcus sp. UW179A genome, one interval contains:
- a CDS encoding histidine phosphatase family protein produces the protein MAACSSGSVSDSDSKTDSKEKLSADRSEVEAYEQNDTTLSGEQNNKDFVNKLDDTDLVSALRDGGHVIYLRHTKTVKDWGDQVSPALNLADCNTQRRLSTEGKADAKVIGEGIKAANIPVGDVISSDYCRAYNTADLAFGRYTKNSNLNFLPCVECTPEDYKEYAARVAPLMSALPETGKNTVLVGHDDPFQGVTMPVVPTNGIYPAPMGVAYVVKPLGDDKFELVAKILPNQWEPLSQL, from the coding sequence ATGGCGGCCTGCTCCTCTGGATCGGTCAGTGATTCAGACAGCAAGACAGACAGTAAGGAAAAACTCTCTGCGGACAGAAGTGAGGTCGAAGCCTACGAACAGAACGACACCACCCTTTCTGGAGAACAGAACAACAAAGATTTCGTCAACAAACTTGACGACACTGACCTTGTCAGCGCTCTGAGGGATGGTGGTCATGTCATCTACCTCCGGCACACGAAAACCGTCAAGGATTGGGGTGATCAGGTCAGCCCTGCACTGAATCTTGCCGATTGCAACACCCAGCGGCGCCTGAGTACCGAAGGCAAGGCTGATGCCAAAGTCATCGGTGAAGGCATCAAGGCCGCAAACATCCCCGTCGGAGATGTCATCTCAAGCGACTACTGCCGTGCCTACAACACTGCTGATTTAGCTTTCGGCAGATACACCAAGAATTCAAATCTGAATTTCCTGCCCTGTGTGGAGTGCACTCCCGAGGATTACAAGGAATATGCCGCACGTGTTGCTCCTTTGATGTCCGCGCTGCCTGAGACCGGGAAAAACACGGTCCTCGTTGGACACGACGATCCTTTCCAGGGAGTGACGATGCCGGTCGTCCCCACCAATGGAATTTATCCAGCACCCATGGGTGTGGCCTACGTGGTTAAGCCCCTCGGGGATGACAAGTTCGAGCTGGTCGCCAAGATCCTTCCCAATCAGTGGGAGCCTCTCTCTCAGCTTTGA
- a CDS encoding Gfo/Idh/MocA family protein, with translation MAPNPTAQRPIGVAIAGLGFGEAVHLPALQSVPELEPVALWHPRQDRLDQACSNSGLNGHSSWDSLLEDSQVDAVIIATPPAPRYELAKRALKAGKHLLLEKPVALNAGEVADLQREAIGRGLSVAVDFEYRAVPLFQQTARLLAQGAVGTPWLVKLDWLMSSRANPQRAWNWYSQAHQGGGVLGALGTHAFDTLAWLIGSVGEPRAMTRTAIERRPDSEGSMRPVDADDIALINVELATHQGGAVAAQMALSSVARNGRGCWIEIYGSEGSLVLGSENQKDYVHGFSLTLQRDGEAPRNVQPDEDLRFGTTWSDGRVAPVARLQRWWAESIDSGHPMVPGLAEGLASQQACDRTLSSC, from the coding sequence ATGGCTCCCAATCCGACAGCACAACGCCCGATTGGTGTTGCCATAGCCGGTCTCGGCTTCGGCGAAGCGGTGCATCTACCCGCTCTACAGAGCGTTCCTGAGCTGGAGCCGGTCGCTCTCTGGCATCCCCGTCAGGATCGGCTGGACCAGGCCTGCAGCAACTCAGGGCTGAATGGCCACAGCAGCTGGGACTCACTCCTCGAGGATTCCCAAGTCGATGCGGTGATCATTGCCACACCACCGGCCCCCCGGTATGAGCTTGCGAAGCGAGCTCTGAAAGCAGGCAAGCATCTGCTGCTAGAGAAACCGGTCGCCCTGAACGCCGGGGAGGTGGCGGATCTGCAGCGCGAAGCCATCGGCAGAGGTCTCAGCGTTGCCGTTGACTTCGAGTACAGAGCAGTTCCATTGTTTCAACAGACGGCACGCCTTCTCGCGCAGGGTGCCGTGGGAACTCCCTGGCTCGTGAAACTGGACTGGTTAATGAGCAGCCGGGCCAATCCGCAACGAGCCTGGAACTGGTATTCGCAGGCACACCAAGGGGGAGGCGTTCTCGGAGCTCTAGGGACCCATGCCTTTGACACATTGGCCTGGTTGATCGGTTCTGTGGGAGAACCACGGGCCATGACACGCACCGCCATTGAACGGCGACCAGATTCCGAAGGCAGCATGCGACCCGTCGACGCTGACGACATTGCCCTGATCAATGTCGAATTAGCGACTCACCAGGGCGGGGCTGTAGCCGCTCAAATGGCACTGTCTTCGGTCGCCCGCAATGGTCGTGGCTGCTGGATTGAGATCTACGGATCCGAAGGCAGTCTGGTTCTCGGAAGTGAAAACCAGAAGGATTATGTGCATGGTTTTTCCCTCACCCTGCAGAGAGATGGAGAAGCTCCTCGCAACGTCCAGCCGGATGAGGATCTGCGCTTCGGCACCACATGGAGTGATGGACGCGTGGCCCCTGTCGCTCGTCTGCAGCGCTGGTGGGCGGAAAGCATCGATAGCGGCCATCCAATGGTGCCCGGCCTCGCTGAGGGCCTGGCGAGTCAGCAAGCCTGTGACAGGACTTTGTCGTCATGCTGA
- the accD gene encoding acetyl-CoA carboxylase, carboxyltransferase subunit beta, with amino-acid sequence MSLFDWFADRRKGQSVVKVAQEPEEGDGLWSKCPECSQVVYRKDLLANASVCGNCSYHHRIFSAERIAIIADEGSFEPLDDDLTPTDPLGFKDRRAYADRLRETQASTGLRDGVITGLCRVDDIPMALAVMDFRFMGGSMGSVVGEKITRLIEAATAKRLPLLIVCASGGARMQEGMLSLMQMAKISGALERHREAGVLYMPLLTHPTTGGVTASFAMLGDLILAEPKALIGFAGRRVIEQTLREKLPDNFQTAEYLQDHGFVDTIVPRTQLKTTLATLLTLHGCRPEVPVQA; translated from the coding sequence ATGAGCCTGTTCGACTGGTTCGCTGATCGTCGCAAGGGTCAGTCCGTGGTCAAGGTCGCGCAGGAGCCCGAGGAGGGGGATGGTCTCTGGAGCAAATGCCCTGAATGCTCCCAGGTGGTCTATCGCAAAGACCTTCTGGCCAATGCAAGCGTCTGCGGCAACTGCAGCTATCACCACCGCATCTTCAGTGCTGAGCGAATCGCGATCATTGCCGACGAAGGCAGCTTTGAACCGCTTGACGACGACCTGACTCCCACCGACCCATTGGGGTTCAAAGATCGACGTGCCTATGCCGATCGCCTGCGTGAAACCCAAGCCAGCACAGGACTTCGTGATGGTGTGATCACCGGACTCTGCCGGGTGGACGACATACCCATGGCCCTTGCCGTGATGGATTTCCGTTTCATGGGGGGATCCATGGGTTCCGTGGTGGGGGAAAAAATCACCCGTCTCATTGAGGCGGCCACAGCCAAGCGCCTGCCCCTGCTGATCGTCTGTGCCTCAGGAGGTGCACGCATGCAGGAAGGGATGCTGAGCCTGATGCAAATGGCCAAGATTTCCGGTGCTCTGGAACGCCATCGCGAAGCCGGTGTGCTTTACATGCCACTGCTGACGCACCCCACAACCGGAGGCGTCACGGCGAGCTTCGCCATGCTCGGCGATTTGATCCTGGCCGAACCGAAGGCTCTGATCGGCTTTGCAGGTCGGAGAGTCATTGAACAGACCCTGCGGGAGAAGCTTCCCGACAACTTTCAGACGGCCGAATACCTTCAAGACCATGGTTTCGTTGACACAATCGTTCCGCGAACCCAGCTAAAAACCACCTTGGCAACGCTTTTAACCCTGCATGGCTGTCGTCCTGAGGTCCCAGTCCAGGCATGA